ATCAGGACTTCCCGTCCTCATCGTGGACGACCCCCGCGGCATCCTGGGTGCCCTCTCTGCCTGGGTGTACCGGACGGGACGCGACGACCAGTTGCCGCTTCTCTTCGCCACGACCGGCACGAACGGCAAGACGAGCGTTTCGCATCTCCTCGAGGGCATCCTGGGGCAGCTCGGGGTCGTGACGGGCCTCTCGTCGACGGCAGAGCGCCACATCGCGGGCCAGATCATCGTGTCGCGGCTGACGACGCCGGAAGCGTACGAGATGCACGCGCTCCTCGCCCTCATGCGCGAGCGGGGGGTCGAGGCCGTCGCGGTCGAGGTCAGCGCGCAGGCTCTCAGCCGGCGGCGTGTCGACGGGATCGTCTTCGATGTCGCCGGCTTCACGAACCTCACCCACGACCACCTCGACGACTACGCCGACATGCGCGAGTACTTCGAGGCCAAGCTCCCGCTCTTCCGCCCCGAGCGGGCCCGCCGCGCCGTCATCAGCCTCGACCACGCGTCAGGGTCGGAGGTGCTCGCACGCTGCGAGATCCCCGCCGTCACGGTCGGCACGCCCGACATCGCGGGTGAAGGTGCCGCCGCCGCATCCGCGGACTGGACGGTCGAGATCCTCGACGAGCGCCAGGACGGCACGCGCTTCCGCTTGACGGGACCCGCCGGTTCGCTCACGACGGTCGTCCCCGTGATCGGGCGCCACATGGCCGCCAACGCGGGGCTCGCTATCGTCATGGTCCTCGAGGCCGGCTACGCGTGGGAGCGTGTGCACGACGCTCTCGACGGCGGACGCATCGACGCATACCTCCCCGGGCGCACCGAGCGCGTGTCAGGAGATCGCGGGCCCGCCGTCTACGTGGACTTCGGCCACTCCCCCGACGCGTTCGAGAAGACACTCGCTGCTGTTCGGCGTGTGACCCCGGGCAAGGTTCTCATGCTGTTCGGCGCCGACGGAGACCGCGACGCGACGAAGCGCCACGACATGGGCCGGACGGGCGTCGAAGGAAGCGACATCCTCGTCGTGACCGACCACCACCCGCGATTCGAAGATCCGGACTCGATCCGCGCCGTCCTCATCGAAGGAGCACGCCGCGCGCGTCCCGACGCGGAGATCCACGAATGGTCGCCGCCGGAGCGCGCGATCATCGAAGCCGTCGCGCTCGTCGGCGACGGCGATGCGATCCTCTGGGCGGGCCCCGGTCACCAGGACTACCGTGACATCCGTGGAGTCCGCACTCCCTATTCGGCGCGGGAGCTCTCCCGACGCGCCCTCCGCGCCGCGGGGTGGCCCGTTCCCGAGCCGCACTGGCCGGTCCCCTACCCCGACGATGAGACCCCAGCCTCGGATCCCCTCCGGCCGGTGTACTGAGGTCGGGTCGCTCCTCTGACGGGAGCGGTCACGAAGCGGATGCCGCGATCGCCCGATCCGCTGCATCCCGAGCCCACGATTCCGCCGCCGCGAGCGACTCTCGCGTGAGCTCTCCCGGCGCCTCGTGGGCGTCTACGACACGATCGACCGTCTCGACGATTCCCGGGAAGGAGAGTCTTCCCTCGTGGAAGGCGTCGACGGCCTGTTCGTTGGCCGCGTTGAACACGGCGGGATACGTCCCACCGGCGCGACCGACGCGTTTCGCGAGCGCGACGGCCGGGAAGGCCTCCTCGTCGAGCGGCTCGAAGTCCCAGCGCGAGGTGACGGTCCAGTCGAGCGGCACGCCGACTCCCGCGACACGGTGCGGCCAGTCGAGGCCCAGGGAGATGGGGAGCCGCATGTCCGGCGGCGACGCCTGCAGGATCGTCGACCCGTCGACGAACTCCACCATCGAGTGGACGATCGACTGCGGGTGCACGACGACATCGATGTCGGAGTACGGGACGTCGAACAGCAGGTGCGCCTCGATGACCTCGAGTCCCTTGTTCACGAGCGTCGCCGAGTTGGTCGTCACGACGCGGCCCATGTCCCACGTGGGGTGCGCGAGGGCCTGGGCGGGGGTGACGCCTTCCAGCTCTTCTCGGCGACGACCGCGGAAAGGGCCTCCGGAGGCCGTCAGGACAAGCCTCCCGACTTCCTTGGGTGCGCCGGATCGCAGCGCTTGAGCGATCGCGGAATGCTCCGAGTCGACGGGGACGATCTGGCCGGGAGCCGCGAGGGCCGTCACGAGGTCACCCCCCACAATGAGGGATTCCTTATTCGCGAGAGCGAGCGTCCTCCCCGCCTCGAGCGCTGCGAGGGTGGGACCGAGGCCGACGGAACCCGTGATGCCGTTCAGCACGACATCAGCTTCCACATCCCGCACGAGATGCTCGGCTTCCACCGCTCCCAGCGCCGTGTGCTCGACACCGAAGGCGGCAGCCTGCTCGGAGAGAACGGCACGGTTCGAGCCTGCCGAGAGCCCCACGACCTCGAAGCGATCAGGATTGGCGCGGATGACGTCGAGCGCCTGTGTTCCGATCGAGCCGGTGGAGCCGAGGATCAGGACGCGTCGCAGCATGACCCCAGGCTAACGGAGCACTCTCCCGCCCCGAGCATGCCGCCCGCCGGTCAGGCTGCGGGCGGAGTTGCGGCGGCGAGGATGTCGACGACGAAGACGAGCGTCTGGCCCGTGAGGTCCTCTTCGTTGATCTCGCCCTCGCCGTAGGCAGCCGACGGCGGAAGGATGGCGATGACCTGCGAGCCGACCGTCTCACCGACGACAGCGTCTGCGAAGCCCTGGACGACGCCTCCGCTCGTGGAGAAGCTGAACGCCTGCTTGCCCCAGCTCTCGTCGAAGACCTCGCCCGAGTTCCACGACACACCGTGGTACTGCACGAGCACGCTGTCGCCCGCCTCTACGACGGCACCGTCACCCTTCTTGAGGGTCGCCTTTTCGAACTCGGTCGGGATGTCACCCTCGGGAAGAGTCACGGTGGGCTTGCCCGTCTCGTCGAGAACGACCGTCGGGAAGCCCTCGGGAGCGTCCTGCTCCTCGCCGCTGGCGACAGCCTCGGTCGTGCCCAGCACATCGAGCACCCACACGGCGGCCGGCGAGCTCTCCGATCCGGGGACGGCCATGACGATGCGGCTGCCGATGGGCGCGCAGCCGAAGAACTGGTCGGGACCCGTGCCGACCGAGACCTGGACGGGAAGGAGATCCTCGTCGTACCCCTCGGAAGCGGATTCCTCACCCGTCGTGGCATCGAAGATGGTGAGCGCGTAGTTGACCAGGTCTCCATCGGCGAGAGCATCGCCGTCGCCCTCGACCAGGAGCGTGCGCTCTGCCGCGTCCACCGTCAGGGGTGCGGAGAACTCGACCGTCGCTGCGGAACCGACATCGCCGGTCACATCGACGGACTCGACGGCTTCGCCCGAGGGAGCGGCCGCTGCGCAGAGATCGCCGGCAGCATCCCCCGTAGAGGTCGGCGACGGCGACGCGTCCGGACCGGAGCTGGTGCAGCCGGCGAGGACGAGTGCCGCAGCAGCGGCCAGGGACAACAGGGCGAGCGGGCGAGTGCGCACGGAAAACCTCGGGGTTGGATTGCGGGGGAAACTCCATCCTTCCGTACAAATCCTTTGGTGCGACTGTGAAACGACATTCCGATGCCGGAATGAAATCGGGAGTATCGTCGTCGGGTGACTTCCGAGGCTGCCCCCGCGGGCGATGACATCGAGCCTGTCCACGCTCCCCCGCGCATGGGCATCACCTACGCCGCGGGCCGTTTCGTCATCACTCCTCTCGCGCGACTCGTCTATCGACCGCGGGTCGAGGGCAAGCAGAACGTGCCCCGCACCGGCCCGGTGATCTTCGCGAGCAACCACCTGTCCTTCATCGACTCGATCGCGATCCCCGTCGCCGCGCCTCGTCCCGTCCACTTCCTCGCGAAGGCCAGCTACTTCGACGGATGGGCTTCGCGGCAGTTCTTCACCTCCATCGGAGCGATCCCCGTGCACCGCGGGGCGGGGCAAGCGGCGCTCGACGCCCTCGATCAGCAGCGCGTCCTGCTGGAGGACGGCCGCGCTGTCGCCCTCTATCCCGAGGGCACGCGGTCACTCGACGGTCGCCTCTACAAGGGGCGGACGGGCGTCGCGTTCCTCGCGCTCCAGACCGGAGCGCCCGTCGTCCCCGTGGGACTCATCGGAACCGACAAGGTCATGCCCGTCGGCGCGACCATGCCTTCCCTCACCCACCGCGTGACCGTGAAGTTCGGCGAACCGCTCGACCTCGCCCACCACGGTCCCGCGACATCGGGCAAAGCCCGTCGCCTCGCGACCGACGAGATCATGGCCGCGATCCACGAGCTCTCGGGGCAGGAACTGGCCAACGCCTACAACGAGGCACCCGCTCAGAACCCCATCGACCGCATCAAGCAGGTCCTCCCCCACGAGCGACGCTGACCGCCGAAGTTCGGCACGCCGCGACCAGCGCCCGCGGGGCACGGTTCGTCGCGACGGGGCGCACTTTCCGCGCCCCGTACGACGGATGCCGCCCCAAAGCCATCGCACCGAACCGCGCGGAGCGCCAGAAGTTCCGGACCCGCACCGGCACGCAGTTCGCCGCCGCCCGTCGATGGCGGGGCGCGCTTTGCAACCGCGGGGCGCATTCCACTGGCCCGGGGCGCACTCTCCGCGCCCCATACGACGGATGCCGCCCCAAAGCCACCGCACCGAACCGCGCGGAGCGCCAGAAGTTCCGGACCCGCACCGGCACGCACTTCGCCGCCGCCCGTCGATGGCGGGGCGCGCTTTGCAACCGCGGGGCGCATTCCACTGGCCCGGGGCGCACTCTCCGCGCCCCATACGACGGATGCCGCCCCAAAGCCACCGCACCGAACCGCGCGGAGCGCCAGAAGTTCCGGACCCGCACCGGCACGCACTTCGCCGCCGCCCGTCGATGGCGGGGCGCGCTTTGCAACCGCGGGGCGCATTCCACTGGCCCGGGGCGCACTTTCCGCGCCCCGCAGGACGGATGCCGCCCCAAAGCCACCGCACCGGCCCCACGGATGCCGCCCCAATCCGCCGCACCGGGCACAGCGCGCCGCGACAGCCCGGTGTTCCGCGCGGATGCTACTGGCCCGCGATGACGATCGTCGGTTCGTGCCGCACGGGGAAGTTGACCGAATTGGCGATGAAGCACCAGGCGTTCGCCTGCGCGTGCGCGGCGAGCGCGGCATCCGTCATCGAGGAGTCCACGACCGTCACGCGGGGCCGGAGCACGACCTCGTGGAAGGCGCCGCCTCCCTTGCCGTCCTGGCGCATGACGCCCGTCGCGTGGTCCTCGTAGGCGACGACGACGACACCCGCCGTGACGCACGCGTGAAGGTAGGACAGCAGGTGGCATTCACTGAGCGCCGCGACGAGGAGGTCCTCGGGATTCCATCTCGACGGATCGCCACGGAACGGCTTGTCTGCCGAGGCCAAGAGCGATGGCTTCCCATCGATGTCCATCGTCACCGATCGGTCGTAGTCGCGGTACCCGCTCGTGCCGGTTCCACGGTCTCCGGTCCACGTGGTCCGGACGGAATAGCGATGCTCACCGAACATGCGCAACAGTCTGTCATGACGGCGTAACACGCCTCAGCGATAGGCTTGCGGAGTGCCGCAGACCTTCCCCGTCTCGAGCTCCGTGGAGCTCGCCGTCGTCGAACGAAGCGGGTTCATCGAGTCCCGCCACGCAGGAGCCGCGATCGTGCTCGCGCCGGACGGAACCGTCATCGAGCAGCTCGGCGATGTCACGGCTCTCGTCATCGCACGGTCGAGCCTCAAGCCGCTGCAGGCGCTCGCGTGCCTGACGGCCGGCGCGCAGCTCGACGGCGAGCGTCTGGGACTCGCCACCGCCAGCCACGCCGGCACAGACCGTCATGTCGAGGTCGTGCGTGAGATCCTCACCTCTGCCGGGCTCGGTGAAGACGATCTGCGCTGCCCGCCCGCGTGGCCGAGCGACACCCCGACGCGCGATGAGCTCGTCCGAGAGCTCGTCGGACAGACGCGCATCCGCATGAACTGTTCGGGAAAGCACGCCGCCATGCTCGCGACGTGCGTTGCGAACGAGTGGGACACGGCGACGTACCTCGATATCAATCACCCCCTGCAGATGCACATCCGCGAGGTCATCGAACGGCTGACAGGCGAGAAGATCGCCGCGACGGCCATCGACGGCTGCGGCGCCCCCGTCTACGCGCTGACTCTCGCCGGCGTCGCACGCGCGATCCACCGGGTCGGCACGGCGTCGACGTCGTCCCCCTTCGCCCTCCACCGCAGCGCGGGAGCGCTCGTCGAGGCCGTCCGCGCCCACCCGTGGACGATCGACGGACCGGGTCGACCCGACACCATCGTCAACGAGCGGCTCGGAGTGTTCGCCAAGGGCGGCGCCGAGGGCTTCATGGTGATGGTCGCGCCGGATGGCACGACGACGGCTCTCAAGATCCTCGACGGATCGTCGCGTGCCGCGGCCGCCGTCGGGCTCCGACTCCTCGAGCGAGCCGGTGCCCTCGGGGCATCCGATGTCCTCGATACGCTCGCCAGGCTTTCGCTGTCGGTCTTCGGCGGCGGATCGGTCGTCGGGACTATTCATCCCGCGTTCTAGAGGCGCTCTCACGAGGAGCGCGAACGGCTCCGACGAGGGAGCGGAAAGGACCACACGATGAGGATCAGCGTCCCCACCGAGGTGAAGAACAACGAGTACCGCGTCGCGCTCACTCCCGCGGGAGTGCACGACCTGGTCGCCGTCGGTCACGAGGTCTTCGTCCAGCGCGGCGCAGGCATCGGCTCGTCGATGCCCGATTCGGAGTACGAGGCAGCGGGAGCGACGATGCTCGATGATGCCGCCGAGGTCTGGGACCGCGCCGAGCTGCTCCTGAAGGTCAAGGAGCCGATCGCGAGCGAGTACGCGCACTTCCGCGACGACCTCGTGCTGTTCACCTACTTGCATCTCGCTGCCGACCGACCGCTCACCGACCGTCTGGTGGCCGACCGGGTCACCGCGATCGCGTACGAGACCGTCCAGCTCGCGGGCGGAGGGCTGCCTCTCCTCGCGCCGATGAGCGAAGTGGCGGGCCGCCTCGCCCCGACCGTGGGTGCGGCGACCCTCATGCGGTCAGCAGGTGGGCTCGGCCTCCTCATGTCGGGCGTGCCCGGCACGCGTCCCGCGACCGTGACCGTCATCGGCGGAGGAGTGGCCGGAGCGAACGCCGCGGTCATCGCGGTAGGACTCGGCGCCGATGTCACGATCTTCGACACGAACGTGCAGCGTCTGCGCTACCTCGACGACCACTTCCAGGGGCGCGTGAAGACCGCGGCGTCCAACCCCCTCGATCTCGATCGCGCCGTCATCGCCTCCGATCTCGTGGTCGGCTCGGTCCTCATCCCGGGAGCCAAAGCCCCCAAGCTCGTCACCAACGACATGGTCGCGCGCATGCGGCCGGGCTCCGTGCTCGTCGACATCGCGGTCGATCAGGGGGGATGCTTCGAGGACACACGCCCCACGACGCACGCCGACCCGACCTTCCCCGTTCACGGCAGCATCTTCTATTGCGTCGCCAACATGCCGGGAGCTGTCCCCAACACGTCGACGTCGGCTCTCACCAACGCGACGCTGCCCTACATCCGCCAGATCTCGCGACTCGGCTGGCGGGCAGCGCTCAGGGCCGACTCTGCGCTCGCGGCGGGCCTCAACACGTTCGGCGGCGGTGTCGTGAATCCCGGCGTCGCGACGGCCCATGGCCTCAGCCTCGCACCGCTCGATGCGGCGATCGCCTGACATGGCCTTCCTTCTGACAGACGAGGGCCGTCGTCTCATCACCGACTACCACCTGGCGACGCTGTCTACGATGGAACGGCGCGGCGGCATTCACGTCGTCGCCGTCGGCTTCACCTTCGACGGCGAGTTCGTCCGCATCATCACGTCAGACGGCAGCCAGAAGGTCCGCAACGTCGAACGCGATCCACGTGCGACGGTGGGCCAGGTGTCGGGTCCGCAGTGGTTGAGTATCGCGGGTCACGCGACCATCGAGCGCGACCCTGCGGCCGTCGCTCACGCCGTGGAACTGTATGCCGCGCGCTATCGGCAGCCCCGAGAGAATCCTGCGCGGGTCGTCATCCGGATCGCGCCGGAGCGCGTGCTCGGTTCGGCGGGCATCTGGCGCTGAGGCGAGAGCCCGCCGCTCGTCGCCGGGTCGGGGATCAGATCCGCCCGCCGTCGACGGAGCGTGCGAACTCGCCGGGTTCCTCGGGGACCATGACGGGGGTGTCGCGATTGAGGCTTTCTCCGCGGAAGAACCGCTTCGAACGCGGGAACAGGAACCAGACGAACATGAGCACGACGCCGAGCGCGAGGGCGCCGATGCCGATGACGAAAGTTCCGCCGATCCCGAAGAGCACCGTGTATCCGTAATCGACATCGAACATGTCGATCGCGGACTGCACGAACGCGTAGGTGAGCATGAGCGCACCGAGGAGCGGCAGGACGAGCCGGTACACGACGTTGCGGGCAGAGGTGAAGAGCTCGCGCCGGAAGTACCAGACGCACGCGTACCCCGTGATCGCGTAGTAGAAGGCGATCGCGAGCCCGAGCGACAGGATGGAGTCCTGAAGGATGTTGTCACTGATGAGCGTCATGCCGACGTAGTAGACGGAGGCGACCACGCCCATCACGATGGTCGAGAACGACGGCGTGCGGTACGCGGGATGCACCGTCTTGAACTTCGCGGGAAGCGCGCGGTACACAGCCATCGACAGCGTTCCGCGCGCCGTCGGCAGGATCGTCGTCTGCGTCGACGACACGGCCGAGATGAGGACGGCCACCACGAGGACCCACCCGACGGGTCCGAGAAGCCCGTCCTTGATCGCGAGGAAGAAGTCGTCGGCGTTGGCCTCGTTGCCGAGGCCCGTCCCCGTGTCCCCGAGACCCGCATACATCATCGCGGCGATCGTGACACCGACGTACGTGAAGAGGAGGAGCACACAGGTGAGGAGAGCCGCCAGGCCGGGGATGCGCTTGGGATCCTTCGTCTCCTCGTTGAGCGCGAGGCACGTGTCCCATCCCCAGTAGATGAAGAGTGCGAGGAGGATCGCCTCGGTGAAGCCGCTCCACTCGGTGAAGGCGAAGGGGTTGAACCATTCCCAGTCGAACGGCGTCGGGTTCGGTGCCGTCCCGGCGAAGAACTGCCAGAGGGCCGCCACGACGAAGATCGCCAGTGCGAGGTATTGGATCGCGAGCAGGACGTTCTGAATACGCTCACCGATCTCGGTGCCGCGCCACGAGATGTAGGTCATGAGCGCGATGAACACGACGCCCGTGGCGGTGACGAGCGGCACGTTCTCGGAGAGCAATGCGCCCTCGGGATTGCCGACGATGCCGTCGACGAGGGCCCAGAGGTAGATCCCGCCGATCTGAGCGAGGTTCGCGAGTACGACCATTCCGGCCACCGCGACGCCCCAGCCGCCGAGCCAGCCGACCCACGGACCGAACGCCTTCGTGCCCCACGTGAAGGTCGTACCGCAGTCGGGTACCGCGTTGTTGAGCTCGCGGTAGGCGAACGCGATGAAGAGCATCGGGACGAAGGCGATGACGAACGCGATGGGCGCCTGCGCCCCGACCGCGAGGACGACGAAGCCCAGCGTCGCGACGAGCGAGTAGACGGGGGCCGTCGAGGCCAGACCGATGACGGTCGAGCCCCACAGACCCAGCGTTCCAGCTGCGAGCCCCTTGCCTTCGGGCCGCTCCAGGGAGATCGGGGTTGTTACCACCCCCTGAACGTAGAGTGACGGATCGGTGGGGGTCAAGAGCCGGAGCCACGACGATCCGACCGCACGTCGGCCGGGAAAAGGACGATCCGGACGGGATCGGCTCCCGCGCGGTGGATCCACGCGCGCCCTTCGCCCGGTCGAGCGAAGGGCGGAAGCTCGCGCGACGACGTCAGCACACGGTAGTCGAGCGCGCACGTAGTGTCGATCACGAGATCGTGGTCCGCCCTGACCGATGCGAGAAGACGCCACTCCCGCTGCCATTCGTCGGGGTCGCCGACGATCACGACCCGCCCGTCGGCCGTGACGGCAGGGTCAGCGACGTACGCGTCCACGTCGACGCAGCGGATGCCTCTTTCCGCCCACTCCGGCAGCAGGTCGCGCACGCGGGAGCGGTGGCGCGTCACAAGGCCCGTCAGGGCGGCATCGGGGTGCCAGCAGGGGTCGTCGCGCCTGTCGATGCTCAGCGGCGAGTGCGGGGCCTTCGCTGGTAGCGCGACCTGCACCGCGATCCGCTCGAGTCGTCCACGTCCGGCAGGGGCATCGACCGTGAACGTCGCAGGATCCCCGCCGACCGCGATGTGATCTGCACGACTGG
This genomic stretch from Microbacterium sp. SLBN-146 harbors:
- a CDS encoding Mur ligase family protein, which encodes MPSDASPSNIPPVLRPDEPPVHTLDDLAGHLDAQVQGSTAGVTLTGLTLATADLRPGDVFVALRGATRHGAEFAATAAEKGAVAVVTDVSGAELAGASGLPVLIVDDPRGILGALSAWVYRTGRDDQLPLLFATTGTNGKTSVSHLLEGILGQLGVVTGLSSTAERHIAGQIIVSRLTTPEAYEMHALLALMRERGVEAVAVEVSAQALSRRRVDGIVFDVAGFTNLTHDHLDDYADMREYFEAKLPLFRPERARRAVISLDHASGSEVLARCEIPAVTVGTPDIAGEGAAAASADWTVEILDERQDGTRFRLTGPAGSLTTVVPVIGRHMAANAGLAIVMVLEAGYAWERVHDALDGGRIDAYLPGRTERVSGDRGPAVYVDFGHSPDAFEKTLAAVRRVTPGKVLMLFGADGDRDATKRHDMGRTGVEGSDILVVTDHHPRFEDPDSIRAVLIEGARRARPDAEIHEWSPPERAIIEAVALVGDGDAILWAGPGHQDYRDIRGVRTPYSARELSRRALRAAGWPVPEPHWPVPYPDDETPASDPLRPVY
- a CDS encoding 1-deoxy-D-xylulose-5-phosphate reductoisomerase, with product MRRVLILGSTGSIGTQALDVIRANPDRFEVVGLSAGSNRAVLSEQAAAFGVEHTALGAVEAEHLVRDVEADVVLNGITGSVGLGPTLAALEAGRTLALANKESLIVGGDLVTALAAPGQIVPVDSEHSAIAQALRSGAPKEVGRLVLTASGGPFRGRRREELEGVTPAQALAHPTWDMGRVVTTNSATLVNKGLEVIEAHLLFDVPYSDIDVVVHPQSIVHSMVEFVDGSTILQASPPDMRLPISLGLDWPHRVAGVGVPLDWTVTSRWDFEPLDEEAFPAVALAKRVGRAGGTYPAVFNAANEQAVDAFHEGRLSFPGIVETVDRVVDAHEAPGELTRESLAAAESWARDAADRAIAASAS
- a CDS encoding FKBP-type peptidyl-prolyl cis-trans isomerase, with the translated sequence MRTRPLALLSLAAAAALVLAGCTSSGPDASPSPTSTGDAAGDLCAAAAPSGEAVESVDVTGDVGSAATVEFSAPLTVDAAERTLLVEGDGDALADGDLVNYALTIFDATTGEESASEGYDEDLLPVQVSVGTGPDQFFGCAPIGSRIVMAVPGSESSPAAVWVLDVLGTTEAVASGEEQDAPEGFPTVVLDETGKPTVTLPEGDIPTEFEKATLKKGDGAVVEAGDSVLVQYHGVSWNSGEVFDESWGKQAFSFSTSGGVVQGFADAVVGETVGSQVIAILPPSAAYGEGEINEEDLTGQTLVFVVDILAAATPPAA
- a CDS encoding 1-acyl-sn-glycerol-3-phosphate acyltransferase, producing the protein MGITYAAGRFVITPLARLVYRPRVEGKQNVPRTGPVIFASNHLSFIDSIAIPVAAPRPVHFLAKASYFDGWASRQFFTSIGAIPVHRGAGQAALDALDQQRVLLEDGRAVALYPEGTRSLDGRLYKGRTGVAFLALQTGAPVVPVGLIGTDKVMPVGATMPSLTHRVTVKFGEPLDLAHHGPATSGKARRLATDEIMAAIHELSGQELANAYNEAPAQNPIDRIKQVLPHERR
- a CDS encoding OsmC family protein, yielding MFGEHRYSVRTTWTGDRGTGTSGYRDYDRSVTMDIDGKPSLLASADKPFRGDPSRWNPEDLLVAALSECHLLSYLHACVTAGVVVVAYEDHATGVMRQDGKGGGAFHEVVLRPRVTVVDSSMTDAALAAHAQANAWCFIANSVNFPVRHEPTIVIAGQ
- a CDS encoding asparaginase; this translates as MPQTFPVSSSVELAVVERSGFIESRHAGAAIVLAPDGTVIEQLGDVTALVIARSSLKPLQALACLTAGAQLDGERLGLATASHAGTDRHVEVVREILTSAGLGEDDLRCPPAWPSDTPTRDELVRELVGQTRIRMNCSGKHAAMLATCVANEWDTATYLDINHPLQMHIREVIERLTGEKIAATAIDGCGAPVYALTLAGVARAIHRVGTASTSSPFALHRSAGALVEAVRAHPWTIDGPGRPDTIVNERLGVFAKGGAEGFMVMVAPDGTTTALKILDGSSRAAAAVGLRLLERAGALGASDVLDTLARLSLSVFGGGSVVGTIHPAF
- the ald gene encoding alanine dehydrogenase, translating into MRISVPTEVKNNEYRVALTPAGVHDLVAVGHEVFVQRGAGIGSSMPDSEYEAAGATMLDDAAEVWDRAELLLKVKEPIASEYAHFRDDLVLFTYLHLAADRPLTDRLVADRVTAIAYETVQLAGGGLPLLAPMSEVAGRLAPTVGAATLMRSAGGLGLLMSGVPGTRPATVTVIGGGVAGANAAVIAVGLGADVTIFDTNVQRLRYLDDHFQGRVKTAASNPLDLDRAVIASDLVVGSVLIPGAKAPKLVTNDMVARMRPGSVLVDIAVDQGGCFEDTRPTTHADPTFPVHGSIFYCVANMPGAVPNTSTSALTNATLPYIRQISRLGWRAALRADSALAAGLNTFGGGVVNPGVATAHGLSLAPLDAAIA
- a CDS encoding PPOX class F420-dependent oxidoreductase; amino-acid sequence: MAFLLTDEGRRLITDYHLATLSTMERRGGIHVVAVGFTFDGEFVRIITSDGSQKVRNVERDPRATVGQVSGPQWLSIAGHATIERDPAAVAHAVELYAARYRQPRENPARVVIRIAPERVLGSAGIWR
- a CDS encoding APC family permease, which gives rise to MVTTPISLERPEGKGLAAGTLGLWGSTVIGLASTAPVYSLVATLGFVVLAVGAQAPIAFVIAFVPMLFIAFAYRELNNAVPDCGTTFTWGTKAFGPWVGWLGGWGVAVAGMVVLANLAQIGGIYLWALVDGIVGNPEGALLSENVPLVTATGVVFIALMTYISWRGTEIGERIQNVLLAIQYLALAIFVVAALWQFFAGTAPNPTPFDWEWFNPFAFTEWSGFTEAILLALFIYWGWDTCLALNEETKDPKRIPGLAALLTCVLLLFTYVGVTIAAMMYAGLGDTGTGLGNEANADDFFLAIKDGLLGPVGWVLVVAVLISAVSSTQTTILPTARGTLSMAVYRALPAKFKTVHPAYRTPSFSTIVMGVVASVYYVGMTLISDNILQDSILSLGLAIAFYYAITGYACVWYFRRELFTSARNVVYRLVLPLLGALMLTYAFVQSAIDMFDVDYGYTVLFGIGGTFVIGIGALALGVVLMFVWFLFPRSKRFFRGESLNRDTPVMVPEEPGEFARSVDGGRI